The following proteins come from a genomic window of Kitasatospora sp. NBC_01246:
- a CDS encoding glycosyltransferase family 9 protein yields the protein MIPEQIPGKGVFLGPVHTIETFEIRPDCRHFAGGMPCRFWRPCHGCPHHDPVDFRVLIVMLGLLGDMLIASPLPKRIRDDHPGTHVTWLVDEANAPILRMNPYVDEVLVHDWEAAAQLPSRHFDAVYSFERTPSAAALVDRIEARHKAGLAFGGPHHGLYPIGPAAEQFFRQNTWNDYRTTTNAQTWTELYFAVAGYEYAGEPYVLAVPEDARRRAAGLLGERTGPRVCLNLGGSLAAKLWPARHWAELADALLDHGAQLAILGGPTDQAACEALVRHLRMRGADESRVAYAPLSLEEASALPGLVDVVVTGDSFGFHLALAHTKPTVLLLGPSNGAEVIPKHVTNVTALRSTLACSPCAHQVACGGVGGCMDTIDPATVLKATLDHLT from the coding sequence GTGATCCCGGAGCAGATCCCGGGCAAGGGCGTCTTCCTCGGTCCCGTGCACACCATCGAGACGTTCGAGATCCGCCCGGACTGCCGACACTTCGCGGGCGGGATGCCGTGCCGGTTCTGGCGGCCGTGCCACGGGTGTCCGCACCACGACCCGGTCGACTTCCGGGTGCTGATCGTGATGCTCGGCCTGCTGGGCGACATGCTCATCGCGTCCCCGCTGCCCAAGCGGATCCGCGACGACCACCCGGGCACGCACGTCACCTGGCTCGTCGACGAGGCAAACGCCCCGATCCTTCGGATGAACCCCTACGTGGACGAGGTCCTCGTCCACGACTGGGAGGCCGCCGCCCAGCTGCCCTCTCGCCACTTCGACGCCGTGTATTCCTTCGAACGAACCCCGTCGGCGGCGGCGCTGGTCGACCGGATCGAGGCCCGGCACAAGGCCGGGCTCGCCTTCGGCGGGCCCCACCACGGCCTGTATCCGATCGGCCCGGCCGCGGAGCAGTTCTTCCGGCAGAACACCTGGAACGACTACCGCACCACCACCAACGCGCAGACGTGGACCGAGCTGTACTTCGCCGTCGCCGGTTACGAGTACGCCGGCGAGCCGTACGTCCTGGCTGTGCCAGAGGACGCCCGGCGGCGGGCGGCCGGGCTGCTCGGCGAGCGCACCGGACCGCGGGTGTGCCTGAACCTGGGCGGGTCGCTGGCCGCGAAGTTGTGGCCGGCCCGGCACTGGGCTGAACTCGCCGACGCGCTCCTGGACCACGGCGCGCAGCTGGCGATCCTGGGCGGCCCGACCGACCAGGCCGCGTGCGAGGCGCTGGTGCGTCACCTGCGGATGCGCGGCGCCGACGAGTCCAGGGTCGCGTACGCGCCGCTGAGTCTGGAGGAGGCGTCCGCACTGCCGGGTCTGGTCGACGTGGTGGTGACCGGCGACTCCTTCGGCTTCCACCTCGCGCTCGCACACACCAAGCCGACGGTGCTGCTGCTCGGGCCGAGCAACGGCGCCGAGGTCATCCCCAAACACGTCACCAACGTCACCGCGCTGCGCTCGACGCTGGCGTGCTCGCCGTGCGCCCATCAGGTCGCCTGCGGCGGGGTCGGCGGCTGCATGGACACCATCGACCCGGCCACCGTCCTCAAGGCGACCCTTGACCACCTGACCTGA